The Coffea arabica cultivar ET-39 chromosome 8e, Coffea Arabica ET-39 HiFi, whole genome shotgun sequence genome window below encodes:
- the LOC140013024 gene encoding probable glutathione peroxidase 8, translating into MASLSEKAPQSVYDFTVKDAKGNDVDLSIYEGKVLLIVNVASKCGFTNSNYTELNELYQKYKDQGLEILGFPCNQFGQQEPGSNDEIVDFVCTRFKSEFPIFDKIEVNGENSAPIYKFLKKGKWGLIGDNIQWNFAKFLVDKNGQAVDRYYPTTSPLTIERDIKKLLGVS; encoded by the exons ATGGCATCCCTATCTGAGAAAGCCCCTCAATCTGTCTATGACTTCACTGTTAAG GATGCTAAGGGAAATGATGTGGATCTCAGCATCTATGAGGGAAAAGTTCTGCTAATTGTCAATGTTGCTTCTAAATG TGGGTTTACCAACTCAAATTATACAGAACTGAATGAACTGTATCAGAAGTATAAGGATCAAG GACTGGAGATTCTGGGATTTCCCTGCAATCAGTTTGGTCAGCAAGAACCAGGAAGTAATGATGAGATCGTAGATTTTGTCTGCACCCGTTTCAAGTCAGAATTCCCCATCTTTGACAAA ATTGAAGTGAACGGCGAAAATTCTGCTCCAATTTATAAGTTTCTGAAGAAAGGAAAGTGGGGGCTAATAGGAGATAACATTCAGTGGAACTTTGCAAAATTCCTGGTTGATAAGAATGGACAGGCAGTTGATCGCTACTACCCTACGACTTCTCCTCTTACCATTGAG CGAGATATAAAGAAGCTCTTGGGAGTTTCTTAG
- the LOC113703294 gene encoding lysine-specific demethylase JMJ17-like has translation MGKGRPRAVEKVVLGPSTCVLSSGSLNVPAGPVYYPTEDEFRDPLEFIDKIRPEAEQYGICKIVPPKCWKPPFGLDLDSFTFPTKTQEIHKLQARCSSCDPKTFKLEYNRFLGEHCSRKAKKRVVFEGGDLDLCKLFNAVKRFGGYDKVVKNKKWGEVFRFVRPNGKITDCAKHVLSQLYLEHLCEYEEYYCNINKGKEKTCKRGLQGGRKRGREIKVSSFKRMRKNSEGEKVEVRKQEKEEFDQICEQCRSGLHGEVMLLCDRCNKGWHIYCLSPPLKQVPLGNWYCLECLNSEKESFGFVPGKEFSLEAFRRVAERAKKKWFGSTPTSRVQLEKKFWEIVEGSVGEVEVMYGSDLDTSVYGSGFPRVADQRPSSVEAEVWDEYCASPWNLNNLPKLPGSMLQAVHHGIAGVMVPWLYIGMLFSSFCWHFEDHCFYSMNYLHWGEPKCWYSVPGSEACAFEKVMKNSLPDLFDAQPDLLFQLVTMLNPSVLQESGVPVYSVLQEPGNFIITFPRSYHGGFNLGLNCAEAVNFAPADWLPYGGRGAELYKLYRKPAVLSHEELLCVVAKSNFDSRASVCLRKELIRVYENEKVWREQLWKNGILRSSTMSPRKRPEHVGSEEDPTCIICQQFLYLSAVVCRCRPSAFVCLEHWEHLCECKASKHRLLYRHTLADLKALVLMTDKLSSGDQDRSLQGQLSSSNESVALSKKIKGGCITHVQLAERWLSKSCKILQRPYSADSYASAIKEAEQFLWAGSEMDPVRDTVKNLIEAQNWAQDVRDSLSKLESWSHDCHQGTGRVQMDHVNKLLSVDPVPCNEPCHLKLKEYQQEAAKLIEEIDCALPMCGKVSIADWEILYSKTCVSPMYVKESEKLFQRMSSVKVWVESVRKCFNEKLPGAVNADILYELQAQMLELKVQLPESEILLDLITQVESCRSRCNEILKDSISLKELQLLIEGYDDFTFDIPELTLLRCYHHDAMSWKSRANQVLANIDCREDQENVVDELTSIQRDGVSLKVRVEELPLVDIELKKACCRVNGLKALQSKVQMNLLEELMEEATMLQIEKEKPFVDISAVLVVAKHWEEKAKDVLNQEAGMSEFEDILRISEDIRVILPSLDDVKDAMSMTKTWLSKSKPFLFSDSSVSHASSSLLQLDTLKELVSDSKFLKISLKEREMLQTILKQCMEWEQNAYSLLNVAVSLLNTDVMPCGISGSLVSKIESQLLLLKSITQAGLCLKFEFAAMPKLQDACSTLQWCSKALSFWNVIPTLQEAEACLEDSHHLPVTFASCALRTSLFSGIDWLRKALEILPPCSSRQIKLSDAVEVLELSEKTVVSFPLMIGHIQKAVEKHNLWLERVHLFFNQDCSDRSWLSLLHLKEVGSTNAFNCPELDMVLAEVQKVEQWKQHCRNVAGASAGDTNLLTSSLLEIKKSLDRSFYIYNKFNSCKTTALCICCSQNSDDQKLVNCCICNDCFHLQCIGSSLEDAKSDTTYVCPYCMFVRSGKISRSRCGILRFGRKCPDLNKLIELLSDAEGLCLWIEERSVLDQIVKKALECRACLREIVDYALSYQDRDLSGFSDKLVVALKALDSAGICDGEGNSKFELVLARNSWKVRAQKLLNGPQKPSLQQVQRHLKEGLAINVPPEDYFTRRLTEVKHIGLQWADTAKKVSMDGGALGLDKVFDLIAQGEDLPLVCEKELKLLRDRSMLYCICRRPYDQRAMIACDNCDEWYHFDCIKLSSPPKIYICPACDSHAGEDACSSTPMTQESGSTSGKVEEPQTPSPSRTEFRKKSGSTKSSRKSHVPVIKDASRHASGIERLLWRNRKPFRRLARKRAELKSLSPFIYVRNS, from the exons ATGGGGAAAGGGAGGCCAAGGGCTGTAGAAAAGGTTGTTTTGGGGCCAAGTACTTGTGTTTTATCCAGCGGTTCATTGAATGTCCCAGCAGGGCCAGTGTATTATCCAACTGAGGATGAATTTAGGGACCCTTTAGAGTTTATTGATAAGATCAGGCCTGAGGCTGAGCAATATGGGATTTGTAAGATCGTTCCGCCTAAGTGCTGGAAACCtccttttggtttggatttagattcatttacatTCCCCACAAAAACACAGGAAATTCACAAGTTACAGGCGCGATGTTCCTCATGTGATCCAAAGACTTTTAAGTTGGAATACAATAGGTTTTTGGGGGAGCATTGCAGTAGGAAAGCAAAAAAAAGGGTTGTCTTTGAAGGTggtgatttggatttgtgtaaaTTGTTTAATGCTGTTAAAAGATTTGGAGGGTATGACAAGGTTGTGAAGAATAAAAAATGGGGGGAGGTTTTCAGGTTTGTGCGCCCTAATGGGAAGATCACAGACTGCGCCAAGCATGTGTTGAGTCAATTGTATTTGGAGCATTTATGTGAGTATGAAGAGTATTATTGCAATATtaataaaggaaaagagaagaCTTGTAAAAGAGGATTGCAAGGGGGTAGAAAAAGAGGTCGGGAAATTAAGGTTTCGAGTTTTAAGCGAATGCGGAAGAATAGTGAGGGTGAGAAAGTTGAAGTTCGCaagcaagaaaaggaagagtttgaTCAAATATGTGAGCAATGTAGAAGTGGGTTGCATGGGGAAGTAATGCTTTTGTGTGATAGGTGTAATAAGGGTTGGCACATATATTGCTTATCTCCACCTCTGAAGCAAGTGCCTTTGGGTAATTGGTACTGCTTGGAGTGCTTGAATTCTGAAAAGGAGAGCTTTGGATTTGTTCCTGGTAAAGAGTTTTCCCTGGAAGCTTTTAGGCGTGTGGCCGAGCGAGCGAAGAAGAAATGGTTTGGATCAACACCTACGTCACGGGTACAATTGGAGAAGAAGTTTTGGGAGATTGTAGAGGGATCAGTTGGTGAGGTGGAAGTAATGTATGGCAGTGACTTGGATACTTCCGTATACGGGAGTGGATTTCCACGTGTAGCTGACCAAAGACCATCATCAGTTGAGGCTGAAGTGTGGGATGAGTACTGTGCTAGCCCATGGAATCTTAATAACTTACCGAAGCTACCTGGTTCAATGCTTCAAGCAGTGCATCATGGAATTGCTGGGGTCATGGTACCCTGGCTGTATATTGGGATGCTATTCTCATCATTCTGCTGGCATTTTGAGGACCACTGCTTTTACTCGATGAATTATCTTCACTG GGGAGAGCCAAAATGTTGGTACAGTGTCCCTGGCAGTGAAGCCTGTGCTTTTGAAAAG GTGATGAAAAACAGTCTTCCTGATCTGTTTGATGCACAACCAGATTTGTTGTTCCAGCTTGTAACCATGCTGAATCCTAGTGTCTtgcaagaaagtggtgttcCTGTTTACAGTGTGCTTCAG GAGCCTGGAAACTTTATCATTACCTTCCCTAGATCTTATCATGGAGGCTTCAACCTGG GACTAAATTGTGCTGAGGCAGTCAACTTTGCTCCTGCTGACTGGCTGCCTTATGGAGGTCGTGGAGCAGAACTATACAAACTTTATCGCAAACCTGCTGTATTATCCCATGAGGAACTCCTATGTGTGGTAGCAAAG AGCAACTTTGATAGCAGAGCATCAGTCTGCTTGAGAAAGGAATTGATAAGGGTATATGAGAATGAAAAGGTCTGGAGGGAGCAGCTTTGGAAAAATGGGATTCTTCGTTCTTCTACCATGTCACCTCGTAAGCGTCCTGAACATGTTGGTAGCGAAGAG GATCCAACATGCATCATATGTCAACAATTTCTATATCTTTCTGCTGTTGTTTGCCGCTGTAGACCATCAGCTTTTGTTTGTCTAGAG CACTGGGAACATCTTTGTGAATGTAAGGCTAGCAAGCACCGTCTCCTTTATCGTCATACTTTGGCAGATTTGAAGGCTCTGGTGCTTATGACTGATAAACTCAGTTCTGGGGATCAAGACAGAAGCTTGCAAGGGCAACTTTCTTCTTCTAATGAGTCAGTTGCTTTATCAAAGAAG ATTAAAGGGGGATGTATCACACACGTTCAACTTGCTGAAAGATGGCTGTCAAAGTCCTGCAAGATTCTTCAGAGACCATACTCTGCTGATTCTTATGCCAGTGCAATAAAAGAAGCCGAACAATTCCTTTGGGCTGGTTCTGAAATGGACCCT GTCCGAGACACAGTAAAGAACTTGATTGAAGCTCAGAACTGGGCACAAGATGTAAGAGATAGCCTTTCTAAATTGGAATCCTGGTCACATGATTGCCATCAAGGTACAGGGAGGGTACAGATGGATCATGTTAACAAGTTGCTGTCTGTAGATCCTGTGCCATGCAATGAGCCTTGCCATCTTAAACTTAAG GAGTACCAACAAGAAGCTGCGAAGCTGATTGAAGAAATTGATTGTGCTCTCCCTATGTGTGGAAAAGTTTCT ATAGCTGATTGGGAGATTTTATATTCCAAGACCTGTGTCTCACCTATGTACGTGAAAGAAAGTGAGAAATTATTCCAGAGGATGTCTTCGGTAAAG GTTTGGGTTGAAAGTGTCAGAAAATGCTTCAATGAGAAATTGCCAGGTGCAGTTAACGCAGATATCCTCTATGAGTTGCAGGCTCAG ATGTTGGAGCTTAAAGTCCAACTTCCTGAAAGTGAAATACTTTTGGATTTGATAACCCAAGTAGAATCTTGTCGATCTCGGTGTAATGAGATTTTAAAAGATTCTATAAGCCTGAAG GAACTTCAGCTGCTTATTGAAGGATATGATGATTTTACTTTTGACATCCCAGAACTAACACTTCTTAGATGTTACCATCATGATGCTATGTCATGGAAGTCTCGTGCGAATCAAGTTTTGGCGAACATTGATTGCCGAGAGGATCAGGAAAATGTTGTTGATGAATTAACATCCATTCAAAGGGATGGGGTGTCATTAAAAGTTCGAG TTGAAGAGCTGCCTCTTGTTGACATTGAGCTGAAAAAGGCCTGTTGCAGGGTGAACGGTTTGAAG GCACTTCAATCTaaagtgcaaatgaatttgcTTGAGGAATTGATGGAGGAAGCAACTAT GCTACAGATTGAAAAAGAGAAGCCATTTGTTGATATTTCTGCGGTGCTTGTAGTTGCTAAGCATTGggaagaaaaagcaaaagatGTTCTTAATCAGGAGGCTGGGATGTCTGAATTTGAGGATATTTTAAG GATTTCTGAAGATATACGTGTTATTCTCCCTTCACTTGATGATGTTAAGGATGCCATGTCAATGACAAAGACCTGGTTGAGCAAATCCAAGCCATTTTTGTTTTCTGATTCATCTGTTTCACATGCCTCAAGTTCTTTGCTCCAACTTGATACcctaaag GAGTTGGTTTCAGATTCAAAGTTTCTGAAGATATCTCTCAAAGAACGAGAAATGCTTCAAACAATTCTAAAACAATGCATGGAGTGGGAACAAAATGCCTATTCCTTGCTGAATGTTGCAGTTTCTCTGTTGAATACTGATGTTATGCCTTGTGGAATTTCTGGTAGTCtggtttcaaaaattgaaagtcAATTGTTGTTATTGAAATCCATCACTCAAGCTGGTCTATGTCTTAAATTCGAGTTTGCTGCTATGCCAAAACTGCAAGATGCATGTTCTACGCTTCAATGGTGCTCTAAAGCTCTTTCTTTCTGGAATGTTATTCCCACGCTTCAG GAAGCTGAGGCATGTTTGGAGGATTCCCACCATCTACCTGTGACATTTGCATCCTGTGCTTTACGGACCTCACTATTTAGTGGAATAGATTGGCTTAGGAAAGCCTTGGAAATTCTCCCTCCATGTAGCAGTAGACAGATCAAGTTGAGTGATGCTGTGGAAGTTCTTGAGCTGTCTGAG AAAACTGTTGTCTCGTTCCCTTTGATGATTGGTCATATTCAGAAAGCTGTTGAGAAACACAA CTTGTGGCTGGAGCGAGTACATTTGTTTTTCAACCAGGACTGCAGTGATAGATCATGGTTGTCATTGCTGCATTTAAAG GAAGTTGGAAGCACCAACGCATTTAATTGCCCAGAACTGGACATGGTCTTGGCTGAAGTGCAAAAGGTAGAGCAGTGGAAGCAGCATTGCAGGAACGTTGCTGGGGCTTCTGCTGGCGATACAAATTTGTTGACTTCAAGTCTTTTAGAG ATAAAGAAAAGTCTTGATAGATCGTTCTACATCTACAACAAGTTTAACTCCTGCAAAACAACAGCTTTATGCATCTGTTGTTCCCAAAATTCTGATGATCAGAAGCTTGTTAATTGCTGTATTTGCAACGATTG TTTTCACCTACAGTGCATTGGGTCATCACTTGAAGATGCAAAAAGTGATACAACATATGTTTGCCCTTACTGCATGTTTGTGAGAAGTGGAAAAATCTCTAGGAGCAGATGTGGCATTCTG AGATTTGGGCGGAAATGTCCTGATTTGAAtaagctcattgagcttttatcAGATGCTGAGGGTCTTTGTTTATG GATTGAAGAAAGAAGTGTACTTGACCAAATTGTGAAGAAAGCTCTTGAATGCAGGGCTTGCTTAAGGGAAATAGTAGATTATGCATTATCTTATCAAGACAGAGATCTCAGTGGTTTCTCTGATAAACTTGTGGTCGCGTTGAAG GCATTAGATAGTGCTGGCATTTGTGATGGTGAGGGCAACAGCAAATTTGAGCTTGTATTAGCAAGAAATTCATGGAAGGTTAGAGCACAGAAATTATTAAATGGTCCACAAAAGCCCTCATTGCAACAAGTCCAGAGGCACTTGAAAGAG GGTCTGGCTATAAACGTTCCTCCAGAAGATTACTTTACAAGGAGACTAACAGAAGTGAAGCATATTGGCCTGCAATGGGCTGATACAGCCAAGAAG GTCTCGATGGATGGTGGAGCACTGGGACTTGATAAAGTTTTTGATCTAATTGCCCAGGGTGAAGATCTACCATTGGTCTGTGAAAAGGAACTTAAG TTACTGAGGGATCGAAGCATGCTTTATTGTATTTGCCGAAGACCGTATGATCAACGAGCAATGATTGCCTGTGATAATTGTGATGAATGGTATCACTTTGATTGCATCAAATTATCCTCGCCACCAAAGATTTACATATGTCCAGCATGTGATTCACATGCCGGAGAAGATGCGTGTTCATCGACGCCGATGACTCAGGAGAG CGGATCTACCAGTGGCAAAGTGGAAGAGCCCCAGACGCCTTCTCCAAGTCGCACAGAGTTTAGAAAGAAGTCAGGAAGCACCAAATCCAGTAGAAAAAGTCATGTGCCAGTAATAAAGGATGCCTCGAGGCATGCAAGTGGTATCGAAAGATTGCTATGGAGAAATCGAAAGCCTTTCAGAAGACTGGCACGAAAACGTGCAGAGCTCAAGAGCCTCTCTCCATTCATTTATGTACGAAATAGCTGA
- the LOC140013021 gene encoding AT-hook motif nuclear-localized protein 5-like, translated as MDGREGMASYYLNRGGGVGGSNSGSGVGVGVVGGGGGGGSMTPTGVPAPPGYKTLTNPNISVQSNVGGGGAPMGSAFQIENPSPSYAHGITMSMASTVTPVETVKKKRGRPRKYGPDGAGANMALGLSPLSSTPSPGSITPGGSKKSRGRPPGSGWKQRLAPLGDWMNSTAGLAFTPHVIHVGVGEDIAAKILSFAQQRPRALCILSANGSVSAVTLRQPTTSGGTVTYEGRFEILCLSGSYLLAESGGPRNRTGGLSISVCSPDGHVIGGAIGGRLIASSPAQVVVCSFVYGGTKGKSKSEASDKDDKSIVPKSEDKSSALGSGAPGQDPTGNSGAGGWPPVSRPDLRNPQTEIDLTRG; from the exons ATGGATGGAAGAGAAGGAATGGCTTCATATTACCTCAATAGAGGTGGTGGGGTTGGTGGGTCTAATTCAGGGTCTGGTGTAGGAGTTGGTGTTGTTGGGGGCGGTGGGGGTGGGGGCTCAATGACCCCAACAGGGGTGCCCGCACCTCCTGGTTATAAGACCCTTACAAACCCTAACATTTCAGTGCAGTCAAATGTAGGGGGTGGTGGTGCTCCTATGGGCTCCGCATTCCAAATAGAGAACCCTTCACCCAGTTATGCTCATGGCATTACTATGTCCATGGCTTCTACTGTTACACCTGTTGAAACtgtgaagaagaagagagggagGCCTAGAAAGTATGGCCCTGATGGGGCTGGGGCTAATATGGCTTTAGGATTGTCTCCCCTCTCTTCTACGCCATCCCCGGGATCAATCACGCCTGGGGGCTCCAAAAAAAGTCGGGGGCGGCCGCCTGGTAGTGGATGGAAACAGCGATTGGCTCCACTTG GTGATTGGATGAATAGTACTGCTGGACTAGCTTTCACACCGCATGTCATTCATGTTGGAGTTGGAGAG GATATTGCTGCAAAGATATTATCATTTGCACAACAGAGGCCAAGGGCTTTGTGCATTTTGTCAGCTAATGGTTCGGTATCTGCTGTAACACTCCGGCAGCCAACAACCTCTGGTGGCACTGTAACATATGAG GGCCGTTTTGAGATATTATGCTTGTCCGGTTCCTATTTGCTTGCTGAAAGTGGTGGCCCTCGTAATAGGACTGGTGGTCTTAGCATATCTGTATGTAGTCCTGATGGGCATGTCATTGGCGGTGCAATAGGGGGTAGGCTTATAGCCTCAAGCCCAGCTCAG GTCGTGGTCTGCAGTTTTGTATATGGTGGTACCAAGGGAAAGAGCAAATCAGAAGCTAGTGATAAAGATGACAAGAGCATTGTACCTAAGTCTGAAGACAAGTCATCAGCACTGGGTAGTGGTGCTCCTGGTCAGGATCCTACAGGAAACTCTGGAGCAGGTGGTTGGCCTCCTGTTTCCCGGCCAGACTTGAGGAATCCCCAGACAGAGATTGACCTGACGCGCGGATGA
- the LOC113703174 gene encoding uncharacterized protein, with protein sequence MKYMKPANLFQELTKTNSRNRSRLLGLDVGDKYVGLAVSDVNNKIASPLSVLLRKKSNIDLMASDFELLISQLSLTGFVIGYPFDRQQRNSADAVQVKLFIDDLCKTGKLEGVRYTFWDECFTSKNVEFLLKPLNLHPVHYKTIMDKFAAVGILQGYLDFVNRSHTSESTK encoded by the exons ATGAAGTACATGAAGCCCGCGAACTTGTTTCAAGAACTGACAAAGACAAACTCACGGAACAGAAGCCGGTTACTTGGTTTAGATGTCGGTGATAAATATGTGGGTTTAGCTGTTTCTGATGTAAATAACAAAATCGCATCACCTCTCAG TGTTCTGCTACGGAAGAAAAGTAACATTGACTTGATGGCCAGTGATTTTGAACTTCTG ATCTCTCAACTTTCCCTGACAGGCTTTGTAATTGGCTATCCTTTTGATAGACAACAGAGGAACAGCGCAGAT GCTGTGCAAGTGAAGCTTTTCATTGATGATCTTTGTAAAACAGGGAAACTTGAAGGTGTAAGGTATACTTTCTGGGATGAGTGTTTTACTTCAAAG AATGTGGAATTTCTGTTGAAGCCACTGAATTTGCACCCTGTTCATTATAAGACAATAATGGACAAATTTGCTGCTGTTGGAATCCTACAG GGATACTTGGATTTCGTGAATAGAAGTCACACTTCAGAATCGACCAAGTAG
- the LOC140013025 gene encoding probable glutathione peroxidase 8 — MEGQSAKEPQSVFDFTIKDAKGNDVDLSIYKGRVLLIVNVASKCGMTNSNYIELNQLYQKYKELGLEILAFPCNQFGEEEPGSNDQILDFVCTRFQSEFPIFDKIEVNGEGAAPLYKFLKKGQWGILGDDVQWNFAKFLVDKNGQAVDRYYPTTSPLTIERDIKKLFGVL; from the exons ATGGAAGGCCAATCTGCGAAAGAGCCACAATCAGTCTTCGACTTCACTATCAAG GATGCTAAAGGAAATGATGTGGATCTGAGCATCTACAAGGGAAGGGTTCTACTAATTGTCAATGTTGCTTCAAAATG TGGGATGACCAATTCAAACTACATTGAGCTCAATCAACTGTATCAGAAATACAAGGAGCTCG GGCTGGAGATACTTGCATTTCCATGCAATCAGTTTGGTGAAGAAGAACCAGGAAGTAATGATCAGATCTTAGACTTTGTCTGTACCCGTTTCCAGTCAGAATTCCCAATCTTTGACAAA ATTGAAGTGAATGGTGAAGGTGCTGCTCCACTTTATAAGTTTCTGAAGAAAGGCCAGTGGGGGATATTAGGAGACGATGTTCAGTGGAATTTTGCAAAGTTCCTGGTGGATAAGAATGGGCAGGCTGTAGATCGCTACTATCCCACAACGTCCCCACTAACTATCGAG CGAGATATAAAGAAGCTATTCGGTGTCCTGTAG
- the LOC140013023 gene encoding putative ripening-related protein 1, translating into MRKQVQFSSICLLVLLSSIALACTILMVEAKPCTPSGKIRGKQAPRDQCDPHTDDCCQANRVYKTFECSPPVSKHTKAILTINDFQKGGDGGGPSACDNKFHSNNTPVVALSTGWFNGLKRCHKYITIFGNGRSVRAMVVDECDSTKGCDSDHGFQPPCQNNIVDASEAVWKALKVPKKDWGSMEVFWADD; encoded by the coding sequence ATGAGAAAACAAGTCCAATTCAGTTCGATCTGCCTCTTGGTTTTGCTCTCAAGCATTGCTTTGGCTTGTACGATTTTGATGGTGGAAGCCAAACCATGCACGCCAAGCGGCAAAATCAGAGGAAAACAAGCACCAAGAGACCAGTGCGATCCTCATACTGATGATTGCTGTCAGGCAAACAGAGTTTACAAAACCTTCGAGTGTTCGCCTCCTGTTTCTAAACACACAAAGGCAATTCTGACTATAAATGATTTTCAGAAGGGTGGAGATGGTGGTGGACCTTCTGCGTGTGACAATAAGTTCCATTCCAACAACACACCAGTGGTGGCTCTATCCACAGGATGGTTCAATGGCTTGAAAAGGTGCCATAAGTACATTACCATCTTCGGTAATGGAAGAAGTGTCAGAGCCATGGTGGTTGATGAGTGTGACTCAACGAAGGGTTGCGACTCCGATCATGGTTTCCAGCCACCATGTCAAAACAACATTGTTGATGCCTCTGAAGCAGTTTGGAAAGCCTTGAAAGTCCCCAAGAAAGACTGGGGATCAATGGAAGTTTTCTGGGCTGATGATTAG